One Deferribacterota bacterium genomic window, AACTTATTTTTGAATTTCATTTTATCTATAGTAAAACCTCAAATACTCAGATAAATGTTATTAAAATTTAAAATTACTTATTTCAGCAAATTAGCCATTTATTTAAATTACATGCTATTTATATAATTATTGTGCTATTGTCAAGTTTAAAGTTTTCATATCTCTTCAAAAGTCTCCCAACTTTGCAAGTCAATCCTCTGACTTCGCAAGTCAGATTTTCACTGTATTTACAGCATCATATGCAATTTTCTCATATTGGAATAAAGAAGGCTATCTATATCCTTGATGACTGTAGATTTGCAAGCATATTATGCATTAAAAAAACTGTTTTATTGTAGTCTATATTGAATTTTAATTAAATGCAGTAATTTTAAATCTTCTAATAACATCTATCTTAAATATACACCCTTCCCGAAAGAGCATACCGGATACACACATGTTTTGCATTGATGACATAAACCACCTATTGCTTTTGAGGCAATATCATCCTTTGTTATCTTTATTTCAGCTAGTATTTGGGGCAGGAAAACATCAAGAGCTGTTATGTCATAAAATAGTGCAGCTGCAGGTACTGCACAAACAGTGATATCGCTAAGGTATCCGATGGAAAAATTGTTTCCAGGCTGTATAGGATTACCTTTTTGGACAAATTGAACTCTTGCAATTTCTATGCCAAGCCTTGTTTTGTCATCAGGATCTACAGATGTCCCCCCAGTAATAAGTATTAGTCCGCTTCCATTCGCCTCCTCTTTTATGGCGGAGGCAATTGCTATCTCATCATCAGGGAGAATTCTGTTGTTTATTTTGTTTATCCCAAATTTTATAAGCTTATGTTTCAGTTTTTCGGTAAATTTATCTTCAATTCTACCATAATATATTTCATTTCCAGTTACTATTATAGATGCGCTTTTAATTGTATATTTTTTTACTGATAATACTGGCTGCCTGAGAACTGCCTTCATTTTGTCAAATATTTCTTTTTTGCATGTTAAAGGGATAGTCCTGAATGCTGCGACCTTCATTCCTCTGACAACAGGATATCTATCACTTATAGTTGGCATAGAAGGTATTTCCATTCTGTTGATTTTTAACACAGCTTCCTTGTCAACGATAAAAATACCATCTACATTTGCAAAAAAACTTATCTTTCCTTCCGTAGGAGATTCACTGTAAGAAATATTTTCACCGGCTGCCAAAGGTGCAATCGCCATTGCTACGTCATTTTCATGTAGTTCATCAGTGTTTTTCTCCTCAACAAAAACGTACTCTTTTCCTAAACGCAGTAAATGCTCAATATCCTTTTTTCTGATAAGATGTCCTTTATAAAATGCCACACCTTTAAAATTGGTATCCAGATTTACCTCGGTAATATCATAAGCAAGTTTTTTGCCTACTGCATCTTCAACTTTTAATTTTTTCATTTCACCCCCAATAAAAAAACCGGTTACCTGCATTCAGATAACCGGTTTAATATATTATCAATATTATAAAACTACCAGTTATCTCCTTTCCACATTTCGGGAGGTATAGACGTTTCCATCCATACCCTGGGGGCGTACCCAGCCGGCTCATAAGTCGTATCGAGATTTACGACTTAGACTTATGAACTCGGAGATAATCGTTTCTACAATATCTTAAAATAATTGTCAACTTTTACATTGGTAAGTTTCCATTTTTTTCACATTAACATCCTAAGTAAACGTTTGTTAACAATTCATTAATTGATGAGCCAAATCTTCTAAAGTTTTAAGTTGAAATATTCAAAATATTTAAACTAAGAATTTAAAATGCAACAGCTTATTGTTTTTTTATTATTTATGATATATATATCAATAAATAATCACAAAAAACATTTTACACAAGAGGAACCTATGGCATTAATTGATGATCAAGACCTCCCTTTAACAAAACATCATACCCGATATGATGCAATAGACCCAACTTCTACGCTGAAAGGTAGTGCATCGGGCAAGGTTATTTTTATTACTGGCGCATCAAAGGGAATTGGGCGAGCAACTGCTATCGCCTTTGCTGAGGCTGGTGCAAAGGCAGTTTATATTACAGCTCGTTCAGAGCAAGCACTTAAAGAAACACAAGACCTGATTCATCAGACAAACTCAAATACACAATGCGCTTATTCAAGGTGTGATGTGACTAGTGCGTCACAGGTTGAAGACACTATTTTGGACTGTGTAGAAAAATTTGGTAGTATTGACGTAGCCGATGCAAACGCTGGCTATCTTGGTCCATGGGCAAAGATAGGTGAGTCTGACCCTGAAAGCTGGTGGTATACCTGGGAAGTAAATATGAGAGGGGTTTATCACGTAATACGTTTTTCCATACCCTACCTTATAAAATCGGCAAAAAAGTGGGCTACAAAAGGGCTTAGTGGTGGTCATCTGATTCTAATCTCATCGCTTGGGGCTCAACTTTTGATTCCAACTGCATCTGATTATCAAGCATCAAAACATGCGATCAACCGCCTTTGTGAATTTGTTAATGTAGATCATGGTCAAGATGGCATTAAATGTTTCTCAGTCGATCCTGGTGGTGTTGTTACAGATCTTGCGCTGAACATGCCAAAAGATATGCATAACTTTCTTTCTGATAGCCCTGATCTCGTAGCTGGTTTTATCGTATGGTTGTCTACTGGACAGGCAGACTGGGCAAAGGGGCGCTATCTCAGCGCCAACTGGGATGTTAAAGAATTAACTGCACTCAAAGATAAAATTTTGAGAGATAATCTGTTAGTAAACCGCCTGCGCGTTTG contains:
- a CDS encoding molybdopterin-binding protein → MKKLKVEDAVGKKLAYDITEVNLDTNFKGVAFYKGHLIRKKDIEHLLRLGKEYVFVEEKNTDELHENDVAMAIAPLAAGENISYSESPTEGKISFFANVDGIFIVDKEAVLKINRMEIPSMPTISDRYPVVRGMKVAAFRTIPLTCKKEIFDKMKAVLRQPVLSVKKYTIKSASIIVTGNEIYYGRIEDKFTEKLKHKLIKFGINKINNRILPDDEIAIASAIKEEANGSGLILITGGTSVDPDDKTRLGIEIARVQFVQKGNPIQPGNNFSIGYLSDITVCAVPAAALFYDITALDVFLPQILAEIKITKDDIASKAIGGLCHQCKTCVYPVCSFGKGVYLR
- a CDS encoding SDR family oxidoreductase codes for the protein MQQLIVFLLFMIYISINNHKKHFTQEEPMALIDDQDLPLTKHHTRYDAIDPTSTLKGSASGKVIFITGASKGIGRATAIAFAEAGAKAVYITARSEQALKETQDLIHQTNSNTQCAYSRCDVTSASQVEDTILDCVEKFGSIDVADANAGYLGPWAKIGESDPESWWYTWEVNMRGVYHVIRFSIPYLIKSAKKWATKGLSGGHLILISSLGAQLLIPTASDYQASKHAINRLCEFVNVDHGQDGIKCFSVDPGGVVTDLALNMPKDMHNFLSDSPDLVAGFIVWLSTGQADWAKGRYLSANWDVKELTALKDKILRDNLLVNRLRVCTGS